From the Nitrospirota bacterium genome, one window contains:
- a CDS encoding phosphoglycerate kinase: MATGISPAPIRDILSKLTIQDFDLKGKRVFVRVDFNVPLDENLNITDDRRIRSALATINYAIDEGAKVILASHLGRPKGKADPRYSLAPVAKRLKRLLNKDVIFAPDCIGPQVKNIIDKMQPGDVVVIENLRFHPGEEKNDEEFAKALASLADFYVNDAFGTAHRNHASIVGVPKFLPAAAGFLLKKEIEYLKGVVNNPVRPFVAILGGAKVSGKIGVLENLESNVDKVLIGGGMAFTFIKAMGYEVGDSLVEEDMVEMAQRIRIKLKDRGVKFYLPVDCVIAQSLDPGAETKTVPTLEIPKGWKALDIGPATAKLFSEAIQNAKTILWNGPMGVFEIDAFSRGTFAVARAIADAYALTIVGGGDTDLAVHRAGVSDSISFISTGGGATLQLLEGKELPGIAVLTDKKSE, encoded by the coding sequence ATGGCAACTGGAATCAGTCCTGCACCAATAAGGGACATCCTCAGCAAACTTACCATACAGGACTTTGACCTCAAAGGCAAGAGGGTATTTGTTCGTGTTGATTTTAACGTCCCACTTGATGAAAATCTCAACATTACAGATGACCGGCGGATCCGCTCAGCCCTTGCAACCATCAACTATGCCATTGACGAGGGGGCAAAGGTTATACTCGCCTCACATCTTGGCAGACCAAAGGGCAAGGCCGACCCTCGTTACAGCCTTGCACCTGTTGCAAAAAGGCTCAAAAGGCTTCTTAACAAGGATGTTATCTTTGCCCCTGACTGTATCGGACCACAGGTCAAAAACATTATTGACAAGATGCAGCCAGGAGATGTGGTTGTAATTGAAAACCTGAGGTTTCATCCGGGTGAAGAGAAGAACGACGAAGAGTTTGCAAAGGCCCTTGCCTCCCTGGCAGACTTCTACGTTAACGACGCCTTTGGGACTGCCCACAGAAACCACGCATCCATTGTTGGCGTCCCGAAATTCCTCCCTGCTGCAGCAGGTTTTCTCCTTAAAAAAGAGATAGAATACCTCAAGGGTGTAGTAAACAATCCGGTCAGACCCTTTGTGGCCATTCTTGGCGGTGCAAAGGTATCCGGAAAGATAGGGGTGCTCGAAAACCTTGAGTCAAATGTAGACAAGGTACTGATCGGCGGCGGCATGGCATTTACATTTATCAAGGCAATGGGATACGAGGTTGGTGATTCGCTTGTTGAAGAGGATATGGTGGAGATGGCCCAGAGAATCAGGATCAAACTGAAAGACAGGGGTGTGAAATTCTATCTTCCCGTGGATTGTGTAATAGCACAGAGCCTTGACCCCGGGGCTGAGACGAAGACGGTTCCTACCCTTGAGATTCCAAAGGGGTGGAAGGCCCTTGACATTGGACCCGCCACTGCAAAGCTCTTCTCCGAGGCCATTCAGAATGCAAAGACCATCCTCTGGAACGGACCGATGGGTGTCTTTGAGATTGATGCCTTCTCCCGCGGAACGTTTGCCGTGGCCCGCGCAATAGCAGATGCCTATGCCCTCACCATTGTGGGCGGAGGAGATACAGACCTTGCAGTTCACAGGGCCGGGGTATCAGACAGCATATCATTTATCTCAACCGGCGGCGGTGCAACCCTGCAGCTCCTCGAAGGCAAGGAACTCCCGGGGATTGCCGTACTTACCGACAAGAAGAGCGAGTGA
- a CDS encoding YwbE family protein, producing MDGKKRLNITQGIRVRIVLKQDQKSGKLTEGVVKDILTNSPSHPHGIKVKLDSGKVGRVKEICK from the coding sequence ATGGACGGGAAAAAAAGATTAAATATAACGCAGGGCATTAGGGTCAGGATAGTACTAAAACAGGACCAGAAAAGCGGTAAATTAACTGAAGGAGTTGTCAAGGATATCCTGACAAACTCTCCTTCACATCCTCATGGCATAAAAGTAAAATTAGATAGTGGAAAGGTGGGACGAGTCAAAGAGATTTGTAAATGA
- a CDS encoding SlyX family protein: protein MNEDRLLEIETRIAFQENTIKDLSDTVYNQQKQIDALHETLKQLIDRFRVSSTISSGGDLKDEKPPHY from the coding sequence ATGAATGAAGACCGTTTATTGGAGATTGAAACAAGGATAGCCTTTCAGGAAAACACGATAAAAGACCTGAGCGATACCGTCTACAATCAGCAGAAACAGATAGATGCCCTGCACGAGACCCTGAAACAGCTCATTGACCGGTTCAGGGTCTCATCCACTATATCCTCCGGAGGAGACCTGAAAGACGAAAAACCGCCGCATTATTAA
- a CDS encoding sce7725 family protein — translation MYYPYLRGKQFELILLRDNAEFLANNNIHPIIEPVKSDFAALTRSIKAMNESSVDCTLIVNPIAGQKPVPSSSILTELIEDKFKKLKNISVGYMLHAESNIDNLVALLKKHRNFNFSILHYGYTNGKKLAAAIDGYENIKTHIFIDGFAGKLYQRYLKKDGIKRILIRDGFKPQKKNAHYPSNEHFSDLHITFPDEGMDGFGDYLIVGDDYTETGGPAYAVAIHMTYLDNDDDMFIYHFISDQTDSPTDPGGKFLEALAKLAKKVNKPKSLIFKSRACAEYLKLFKMQHYPGLGYVKKLSMQHHIELMANFISRES, via the coding sequence ATGTATTATCCATATTTAAGGGGAAAACAGTTTGAACTGATATTGCTTCGGGATAATGCCGAGTTTTTAGCAAATAATAACATCCATCCAATTATCGAACCGGTAAAAAGCGACTTTGCAGCGTTAACACGCTCAATAAAAGCTATGAACGAAAGTAGTGTTGATTGTACTCTTATAGTGAATCCTATAGCTGGACAGAAGCCTGTACCTTCTTCGAGCATTTTAACGGAACTTATCGAAGATAAATTTAAAAAGTTAAAAAATATATCGGTTGGTTACATGCTTCATGCTGAATCAAATATTGACAATTTAGTTGCGCTACTAAAAAAACACCGTAATTTTAACTTTTCTATTCTGCATTATGGGTATACTAATGGCAAAAAGCTTGCTGCCGCAATAGATGGATATGAAAATATTAAAACCCATATTTTTATTGATGGATTTGCCGGAAAGTTATATCAAAGGTATTTGAAAAAAGATGGAATCAAAAGAATTTTAATCAGGGACGGCTTTAAACCACAAAAAAAGAATGCACACTATCCATCTAATGAACATTTTTCTGATTTACATATTACCTTTCCTGATGAAGGAATGGATGGATTCGGTGATTATTTAATTGTTGGTGACGATTACACAGAGACCGGTGGTCCTGCATATGCTGTTGCCATTCATATGACGTACCTTGACAATGATGATGATATGTTTATCTATCACTTTATTTCTGATCAGACAGATTCTCCAACCGACCCTGGAGGAAAGTTTCTTGAGGCTCTTGCAAAATTGGCAAAGAAAGTAAATAAGCCTAAATCCCTAATTTTCAAATCAAGAGCGTGCGCTGAATATCTTAAACTTTTTAAGATGCAGCATTATCCCGGACTTGGATATGTTAAAAAGCTTTCTATGCAGCATCATATTGAATTAATGGCAAACTTCATCAGCAGAGAAAGTTGA
- a CDS encoding spermidine synthase, whose translation MTKPWQTIDSNDTADGFLELRQRNGSDFLITIDGRVLMNSWASQSEVLLSKLACKLLNNKKAPRVLIGGLGMGCTLKAALDELPEGAGVVVAELNPVVVRWCCGPMAALTGGAVNDPRVTIEIADVASLIRNCAMNGGDNRFDAIILDLYEGPFEAAKERGDYLYGETALAMSGSSLMPGGVFAVWSEDPDKAFERRLVRAGFAFKRHRAGRGNRHVVYIATKSGSYP comes from the coding sequence ATGACCAAACCGTGGCAAACAATTGACAGCAATGATACCGCTGATGGTTTTCTTGAACTTAGACAAAGGAACGGATCTGATTTTCTTATAACCATTGACGGCCGTGTGCTGATGAACTCCTGGGCCAGCCAATCCGAGGTGCTGCTTTCGAAACTGGCCTGCAAGCTCCTGAACAATAAAAAAGCCCCCAGGGTGCTCATCGGAGGGCTGGGGATGGGCTGTACCCTGAAGGCGGCGCTCGATGAGCTCCCCGAAGGTGCCGGCGTGGTTGTGGCTGAACTTAACCCCGTGGTCGTCAGATGGTGTTGCGGGCCCATGGCCGCACTTACCGGCGGGGCGGTTAATGACCCCAGGGTTACCATAGAGATTGCTGATGTGGCGTCACTGATCCGCAACTGTGCAATGAACGGCGGAGACAACCGGTTTGATGCCATTATCCTTGATCTCTATGAGGGGCCGTTTGAGGCTGCCAAGGAAAGGGGTGACTATTTATACGGAGAGACCGCCCTGGCGATGAGCGGCTCATCCCTGATGCCCGGAGGTGTGTTTGCCGTCTGGTCCGAGGACCCTGATAAGGCATTTGAAAGGCGACTTGTCCGTGCCGGGTTTGCCTTTAAGCGGCATCGAGCGGGCAGAGGGAACAGGCATGTTGTATACATTGCAACAAAATCCGGTTCCTATCCATGA
- a CDS encoding RES domain-containing protein, which yields MQKHINAVSNKKGKCSFCKTDNATLIKPEELFDRFEPLLELYEKDREGVALNELLQIDWNVFTITVNRMQQKLLKAISCNNDLFKVKFKPVFLIEQKNVEQWENFREELKHRNRFFPNNAPVKSNLEPFGKHIGVMLNKGSQIFFRARINTSDKPYKISQMSKPLKNLVSNGRANPIGIPYLYLASSVDTAISEIRGNKGEFVTIAEFIMNKDLELADLRDPKNTISPFELNEENELELIYKNMPFLTLLGNELSKPIIPREANLEYLPSQYLCELLKNIGFHGIIYKSSIANGNNYVIFDDKKLKAVRTYQYQITDITTKSKKLK from the coding sequence TTGCAGAAGCATATTAACGCAGTTAGTAACAAAAAAGGGAAGTGTTCCTTTTGCAAAACAGATAATGCAACACTGATAAAGCCTGAAGAATTATTTGATCGATTTGAACCTCTCCTGGAGTTGTATGAAAAAGACCGAGAGGGGGTTGCACTTAATGAGCTTTTGCAAATTGATTGGAATGTTTTTACAATCACCGTAAATCGTATGCAGCAAAAGTTATTAAAAGCAATCTCATGCAATAACGATCTGTTCAAAGTTAAATTTAAACCTGTATTTTTAATAGAACAAAAAAATGTTGAGCAATGGGAAAATTTTAGAGAAGAATTAAAACATAGAAATAGATTTTTTCCCAATAATGCCCCTGTCAAGAGTAATTTGGAGCCATTCGGCAAGCATATTGGCGTAATGCTCAATAAAGGCTCCCAAATATTTTTCAGAGCAAGAATTAACACTTCTGATAAACCATACAAAATTTCACAAATGAGCAAGCCACTTAAGAATTTAGTATCAAATGGGCGAGCCAATCCAATTGGAATACCTTACCTCTATTTGGCGTCGTCGGTTGATACAGCAATTTCCGAAATCAGGGGCAATAAAGGAGAATTTGTCACTATTGCTGAATTCATAATGAATAAAGATCTAGAATTGGCAGATTTGCGGGATCCTAAAAACACTATCAGTCCTTTTGAACTAAATGAAGAAAACGAATTAGAACTCATTTATAAAAATATGCCATTTCTTACACTTCTTGGAAATGAACTGTCAAAACCAATAATACCACGGGAAGCAAATTTAGAATATCTTCCAAGTCAATACCTTTGTGAATTGCTTAAAAATATAGGTTTTCATGGAATTATTTATAAAAGTTCAATTGCAAACGGCAATAACTATGTCATTTTTGACGACAAAAAGCTTAAAGCTGTGAGAACATATCAATATCAGATTACCGATATAACAACTAAATCTAAAAAACTAAAATGA
- a CDS encoding peptidylprolyl isomerase, whose protein sequence is MAKAAASHILVKTEEECSNIKKQIEDGADFAQMAKEHSQCPSGQQGGGLGKFSPGQMVKEFDEVVFSEEVGKVHGPVKTQFGYHLIKITSRG, encoded by the coding sequence ATGGCTAAAGCTGCTGCAAGTCACATTCTGGTAAAGACTGAGGAAGAGTGCTCAAACATCAAGAAACAGATTGAAGATGGAGCTGATTTTGCCCAGATGGCAAAGGAGCATTCCCAGTGCCCTTCGGGACAACAGGGTGGAGGGCTGGGTAAATTTTCACCTGGACAGATGGTAAAGGAATTTGATGAAGTCGTATTCAGCGAGGAAGTTGGAAAAGTGCACGGCCCGGTCAAGACCCAGTTTGGCTACCACCTTATTAAAATTACGAGCAGAGGATAG
- a CDS encoding DEAD/DEAH box helicase: MKFEKYRISETIKKNLDLMGFKNPTNIQFKSIPSILKGEDVLAIAQTGTGKTAAFAIPIIDTIHREKSSKRSLGIKCIVMVPTRELAMQIGEVFEKLARHTKVKSFALYGGVEQDRQVKRLQDGIDILIATPGRMFDLIKQGFVDLSRIRTLVLDEADHMLDIGFIDDIKYVKRKLTNKHQTLFFSATINKEIKKLAFSQVRSSAIRIQIAPENPVSKNVSHFVMFVEMDDKRFFLERFVKDNPESKIIVFVRTRVRAERVAKAMERVQIETVTLHGDKKQDDRSEVMKKFKEGSYRIMIATDISARGIDVPDVDYVINYDLPDKPENYVHRVGRTGRGVNLGVAISFCSKEEKGLLEDIQQLINKDIEVITLHKADYEDIVSSPAEELNLQELIDKHEQWEADRKKKKKKSPKTAKKKNKSRSVNR; this comes from the coding sequence ATGAAATTTGAAAAGTACCGGATATCAGAGACAATTAAGAAGAATCTTGACCTGATGGGTTTTAAAAACCCTACTAATATACAGTTCAAGTCCATACCCTCGATCCTGAAAGGCGAGGATGTCCTGGCGATTGCACAGACCGGGACCGGGAAGACGGCTGCCTTTGCTATTCCCATTATTGACACGATCCACAGGGAGAAGAGCAGCAAGCGGTCCCTTGGGATCAAGTGCATTGTCATGGTTCCCACGCGTGAACTGGCAATGCAGATCGGGGAGGTCTTTGAAAAGCTTGCGCGGCATACAAAGGTCAAGTCCTTTGCCCTGTACGGCGGGGTCGAGCAGGACCGGCAGGTCAAAAGACTTCAGGACGGAATAGACATACTTATTGCGACCCCTGGACGGATGTTTGATCTCATCAAGCAGGGCTTCGTTGACCTTTCACGAATCAGGACCCTTGTGCTTGATGAGGCCGACCATATGCTTGACATCGGGTTTATTGATGACATCAAGTATGTAAAGAGGAAGCTTACGAACAAGCATCAGACACTCTTCTTCTCGGCCACGATCAACAAGGAGATTAAAAAACTCGCCTTCTCGCAGGTCAGGAGCTCTGCAATACGCATCCAGATAGCGCCTGAGAACCCTGTCTCAAAGAATGTCTCGCACTTTGTCATGTTTGTGGAGATGGATGACAAGAGGTTCTTCCTTGAGAGGTTTGTCAAGGATAATCCGGAAAGCAAGATAATCGTATTTGTGAGGACACGGGTCCGTGCCGAACGGGTAGCAAAGGCCATGGAGAGGGTGCAAATAGAGACGGTTACTCTCCACGGAGACAAGAAACAGGACGACCGGTCCGAGGTGATGAAAAAGTTCAAGGAGGGCAGCTACCGCATCATGATTGCCACGGATATCAGTGCCCGCGGGATTGATGTGCCTGATGTCGATTACGTAATCAACTATGATCTTCCGGACAAGCCCGAAAATTACGTGCACAGGGTTGGAAGGACCGGCCGCGGCGTCAATCTGGGGGTAGCGATCTCTTTCTGCAGCAAGGAAGAAAAGGGACTTCTTGAGGATATACAGCAGCTCATCAATAAAGATATCGAGGTCATAACGCTCCACAAAGCAGACTATGAAGACATTGTCAGCTCACCCGCAGAGGAGCTCAACCTGCAGGAGTTGATCGATAAACATGAGCAATGGGAAGCAGACAGGAAGAAAAAAAAGAAAAAATCCCCGAAGACAGCAAAGAAGAAAAATAAAAGCCGGAGTGTGAACAGATGA
- a CDS encoding GIY-YIG nuclease family protein — protein sequence MEIWFLYLIRCKDGSLYTGITTDVKRRFEEHRGGSRGSKYLRGKAPLELVLKKKIGDKGLALKVEDRVRKLTKIKKELLVEGKIGIREIKRVI from the coding sequence ATGGAAATCTGGTTTTTATATTTAATAAGGTGCAAAGACGGGAGCTTGTATACGGGGATAACAACTGACGTGAAGAGGAGGTTCGAAGAGCATAGGGGCGGCAGCCGGGGCTCGAAATATTTAAGAGGAAAGGCGCCTCTGGAACTGGTTTTAAAAAAGAAGATAGGTGACAAAGGCCTTGCACTGAAGGTTGAAGACAGGGTAAGAAAGCTTACAAAGATCAAGAAAGAATTGCTTGTAGAAGGCAAAATCGGGATAAGGGAAATAAAACGGGTAATATGA
- a CDS encoding sce7726 family protein, with translation MKTKEIINRKYLPAVSRIFSSIVMDSLSHKGYSAYLYEVCTNSGILEQIDHSMSLSQFFDWIYNILFKNYRNEYIYKNAIANKILLGKHSLNTSHMLTEFRVGKCKADAVVINGTSTVYEIKSEFDSFARLENQVKAYYQIFDHINVITSNSQATKLKSILPDAVGIQVLTDRNTISTIRKSKSNKKNIHMDTLFDSLRKKEYLKIVEEFYEIAPNVPNTQIYRECKKLFCKIPPETAHYLTMNTLRKRNNTKVLKEFITKAPASLSAYALSICSEKAKMRALMSNFTSNIGSVIIPKPA, from the coding sequence ATGAAAACTAAAGAAATAATAAATCGGAAATACTTGCCAGCAGTAAGCCGGATATTTTCGTCCATTGTGATGGATAGCCTTTCTCACAAAGGATATTCCGCTTACTTGTATGAGGTATGCACAAACAGTGGCATTCTTGAACAAATAGATCATTCCATGTCACTTTCTCAGTTTTTTGACTGGATTTACAACATTCTCTTCAAAAACTACAGAAATGAATATATTTATAAGAATGCAATAGCCAATAAAATCCTACTCGGCAAGCATTCCTTGAACACTTCACATATGCTAACAGAATTCCGTGTTGGCAAATGTAAGGCTGACGCAGTAGTGATAAATGGGACATCAACAGTCTACGAGATAAAATCTGAATTCGATTCTTTTGCACGTCTCGAAAACCAGGTAAAAGCTTACTATCAGATTTTTGACCATATTAATGTCATAACCTCTAATTCCCAGGCAACAAAACTTAAATCAATACTACCCGACGCAGTCGGCATCCAGGTATTAACCGATAGAAACACTATATCAACAATCAGAAAATCAAAATCAAATAAGAAAAACATACACATGGACACATTGTTCGATTCTCTCAGAAAAAAAGAATATCTAAAAATTGTCGAAGAATTCTATGAAATAGCACCGAATGTCCCGAACACTCAAATATACCGGGAGTGCAAAAAACTTTTCTGTAAAATTCCTCCCGAAACAGCACATTATTTAACGATGAATACTCTTCGAAAACGAAATAATACGAAGGTGCTTAAGGAATTCATTACTAAAGCTCCTGCCTCATTATCTGCCTATGCATTGAGTATTTGTAGTGAAAAGGCAAAAATGCGGGCATTAATGTCTAACTTTACAAGCAACATTGGCTCAGTAATCATTCCGAAGCCGGCTTAG
- a CDS encoding SWIB/MDM2 domain-containing protein has translation MAEAKGLNKPVKLKNDLADLLGATELPRTEITKKLWEYIKANKLQTKTANGKPENAGKFIVADAKLLPIFKNTKSKSKSGKVTDLTKLKEGQTIDMMQMAAIVGANIE, from the coding sequence ATGGCAGAAGCAAAGGGATTGAATAAACCGGTAAAGCTGAAAAATGATTTGGCGGATCTCCTGGGGGCAACCGAGCTTCCAAGAACAGAGATAACCAAGAAACTATGGGAATATATTAAAGCAAATAAACTTCAGACAAAGACTGCAAATGGAAAGCCTGAGAACGCGGGCAAGTTCATAGTGGCTGATGCTAAATTGCTTCCGATCTTCAAAAACACAAAATCCAAAAGCAAATCAGGCAAGGTCACAGACCTTACAAAGCTGAAAGAGGGCCAGACGATCGACATGATGCAGATGGCTGCCATTGTCGGCGCAAATATAGAATAA
- a CDS encoding YqaA family protein yields the protein MEFFTDFGYLGLFLASFLAATILPLSSEVVLGYLLANGYNPAMTVGVATVGNVLGACLNYAVGLWGSGLFIRRILRVSEDEFAGAKKRFEKYGVASLLFAWVPIIGDPLTFAAGALRINIAVFLVLVTTGKLIRYFVVGYAVL from the coding sequence ATGGAATTTTTTACAGATTTCGGTTATCTTGGCCTTTTTTTAGCCTCATTTTTAGCAGCCACGATACTGCCTTTGAGTTCGGAGGTTGTGCTTGGTTACCTCCTGGCAAATGGTTATAATCCGGCGATGACCGTGGGTGTGGCAACAGTCGGGAATGTCCTGGGGGCATGTCTGAATTATGCGGTCGGACTTTGGGGCAGTGGTTTGTTTATTCGCAGGATTTTAAGAGTATCCGAGGATGAATTTGCAGGGGCAAAAAAGAGATTTGAGAAATACGGCGTTGCCAGCCTGTTGTTTGCGTGGGTCCCGATTATTGGTGACCCGCTGACTTTTGCCGCGGGTGCTCTAAGGATAAACATTGCAGTATTTCTGGTGCTGGTGACAACAGGAAAGCTGATCCGTTATTTTGTTGTCGGGTATGCTGTCTTGTGA
- the gap gene encoding type I glyceraldehyde-3-phosphate dehydrogenase has product MAVKIGINGFGRIGRNFLRASIAQSDFEIVAINDLTDAATLAHLLKYDSVHGIFSADVSATDNSLIVNGREIKVTAITDPSKLPWKEDGVEIVIESTGRFTDRASASKHLDAGAGWVLISAPAKEPDITVCLGVNEESIDVKNHRIISNASCTTNCLAPVAKILNNEFGIIRGLMTTIHSYTNDQRILDLPHKDLRRARAAAINLIPTTTGAAKAVGLVLPELKGRLDGMAIRVPTPNVSLIDLVVEISKDTTAEEVNGALKNAAEGPLKGILMYSEAPLVSIDLNGNNHSSILDATLTKVMENRMVKVLAWYDNEWGYSSRLRDLAQYIIKNR; this is encoded by the coding sequence ATGGCGGTTAAAATTGGAATTAACGGGTTCGGAAGGATAGGACGGAATTTCTTGAGGGCATCCATAGCCCAGTCAGACTTTGAAATTGTTGCCATCAATGACCTTACTGATGCTGCAACACTGGCGCACCTTCTCAAATACGACTCTGTTCACGGGATATTCTCAGCCGATGTCTCTGCAACTGATAACTCCCTGATTGTCAACGGACGAGAGATAAAGGTAACAGCAATAACAGATCCGTCAAAGCTTCCATGGAAAGAAGACGGTGTGGAGATAGTGATTGAGTCAACCGGCAGGTTTACTGACAGGGCATCGGCTTCAAAGCACCTTGATGCAGGTGCCGGCTGGGTCCTTATATCCGCCCCCGCGAAAGAGCCTGACATAACCGTATGCCTGGGGGTCAATGAAGAAAGCATTGATGTTAAGAACCACAGGATAATATCAAACGCCTCCTGTACAACCAACTGCCTTGCCCCTGTGGCAAAGATATTGAATAATGAGTTCGGGATTATCCGGGGCCTGATGACCACAATCCATTCATACACCAATGACCAGAGAATCCTGGACCTGCCACACAAAGACCTCAGAAGGGCAAGGGCTGCAGCCATTAACCTGATACCAACCACAACAGGTGCAGCCAAGGCAGTCGGCCTTGTGCTTCCCGAGTTAAAGGGCAGGCTTGACGGTATGGCCATAAGGGTCCCAACCCCCAATGTCTCACTGATTGATCTTGTTGTTGAGATATCAAAGGATACCACCGCAGAGGAGGTCAACGGGGCACTGAAAAATGCAGCTGAAGGCCCTTTAAAGGGAATCCTCATGTACTCGGAGGCACCCCTTGTCTCAATAGACCTCAACGGCAATAACCATTCATCCATCCTTGACGCAACTCTGACGAAGGTTATGGAAAACAGGATGGTAAAAGTCCTTGCCTGGTATGATAACGAGTGGGGTTACAGCAGCCGGTTAAGGGATCTGGCACAATATATCATTAAAAACCGGTAA
- a CDS encoding DUF1456 family protein: MTNNDILRRIRYTFDFDDSTMIAIFGLAGCQVTREQISDWLKKDDDPAYQKCSDTQLAIFLNGLINYKRGKKEGPQPEPERRLTNNIIFRKLRIALNLKAEDILEIMDLAGLRISKHELSAFFRKPGHKHYRECKDQVLRNFLKGLQLKYHAKE, from the coding sequence GTGACCAATAACGATATCTTGCGCCGTATCCGCTATACATTTGACTTTGACGATTCGACAATGATTGCTATATTTGGCTTGGCTGGTTGTCAGGTAACGCGGGAGCAGATCAGCGATTGGTTAAAAAAAGATGACGATCCTGCGTATCAGAAATGTAGCGATACTCAGCTGGCGATTTTCCTGAATGGTTTGATTAACTATAAACGGGGCAAAAAAGAAGGGCCGCAACCCGAGCCCGAGCGGCGTTTAACTAACAATATCATTTTCAGAAAATTAAGAATTGCATTAAACCTGAAAGCCGAAGACATATTGGAAATTATGGACCTGGCTGGGTTGCGCATTAGCAAACACGAATTAAGTGCGTTTTTCCGTAAGCCGGGGCATAAACACTACCGTGAATGTAAGGATCAGGTCCTGCGTAATTTTCTAAAAGGTCTACAGCTTAAATATCACGCTAAAGAGTAG